In Crassostrea angulata isolate pt1a10 chromosome 6, ASM2561291v2, whole genome shotgun sequence, a genomic segment contains:
- the LOC128189872 gene encoding uncharacterized protein LOC128189872 translates to MELNIQMLLCSYLNGCSPCFKVQIDTAVNVTAVDWSSCTDTREFNMTVTNSDSVVLYRNSTTCCSGNLTIYYSIGNGMTSQTLDMTKKSSSNTVTDTGVDNRAQNTTETDQLEKNRTKAYSNALVAAIIILSCVSVIIFLALAFFSLRHTPRFNITACLLR, encoded by the exons ATGGAATTGAACATTCAAATGCTTCTTTGCTCTTACTTAAATGGCTGCAGCCCATGTTTTAAAGTCCAAATTGATACAGCAGTGAATGTGACAGCTGTAGACTGGTCCAGTTGTACAGACACAAGAGAGTTCAACATGACTGTGACAAACTCAGACTCTGTTGTGTTGTACAGAAATTCAACGACCTGCTGCTCGGGAAATCTTACAATCTACTACAGTATCG GGAATGGTATGACTTCACAGACTTTAGATATGACGAAAAAAAGTTCCTCAAACACTGTGACGGACACTGGAGTCGATAACAGAGCACAGAATACAACAGAAACTGACCAGTTGGAGAAAAATAGGACTAAAGCTTACTCTAACGCTTTGGTTGCTGCCATTATTATATTGTCATGTGTCAGTGTGATCATCTTCCTTGCGCTTGCCTTTTTTAGTCTGAGACATACCCCACGTTTTAACATCACTGCGTGTCTCTTACGCTGA